One window of Pseudomonas sp. FP198 genomic DNA carries:
- a CDS encoding GlxA family transcriptional regulator, with protein sequence MNEMTCDIRIAAGSVSQPRALVFLAYPQMGLLDLTGAQTVFWAATKAMTERGLPGYRMHTASLEGGLMQTAEGLVVQTCALGEFDNAVIDTLIVPGAPNIRQAMIDCVELVDWLRAASTKARRTASVCSGTFLMAQAGLLDGRRAATHWAMCEMLKSGFPLIEVDLDAIFIQQDSVWTSAGVSAGIDMALALVEADCGRDVALQVARELVVFLKRPGGQAQFSQLLLAQTQDSAGFDELHAWLAEHLDEADLSIERLARQARMSPRNFARVYKRQTGRTPAKAVEMFRLEAARRLLEDSERNIDQIARSCGFGDEERMRYTFQRHLSISPRDYRNRFSR encoded by the coding sequence ATGAACGAGATGACCTGTGACATCCGCATTGCCGCCGGGTCCGTATCCCAACCGCGCGCGCTGGTGTTCCTCGCCTATCCGCAGATGGGCCTGCTCGACCTGACCGGCGCCCAGACGGTGTTCTGGGCGGCCACCAAAGCCATGACCGAACGTGGCCTGCCCGGCTACCGGATGCACACCGCCAGCCTTGAAGGCGGCCTGATGCAGACCGCCGAAGGGCTGGTCGTGCAAACCTGCGCCTTGGGTGAGTTCGACAACGCCGTCATCGACACGCTGATCGTGCCTGGCGCGCCGAACATCCGTCAGGCGATGATCGACTGTGTCGAGCTGGTGGACTGGCTGCGCGCGGCCTCGACCAAGGCCCGCCGCACCGCTTCGGTGTGCAGCGGGACCTTCCTCATGGCCCAGGCCGGCTTGCTCGATGGCCGCCGCGCCGCCACGCATTGGGCCATGTGCGAAATGCTCAAGAGTGGCTTCCCCTTGATCGAAGTGGACCTCGACGCGATTTTTATCCAGCAGGACAGCGTCTGGACCTCGGCGGGCGTCAGCGCCGGCATCGACATGGCCCTGGCCTTGGTGGAAGCCGATTGCGGTCGCGATGTCGCGCTGCAAGTGGCCCGGGAGCTGGTGGTTTTTCTCAAGCGCCCCGGTGGGCAGGCGCAGTTCAGCCAGTTGCTGCTGGCACAGACCCAGGACAGCGCCGGATTCGATGAACTGCACGCCTGGCTCGCCGAGCACCTGGATGAGGCCGACCTGAGCATCGAACGCCTGGCCCGGCAAGCACGCATGAGCCCGCGCAACTTCGCCCGGGTCTACAAGCGCCAGACCGGACGCACCCCGGCCAAGGCCGTCGAGATGTTCCGGCTCGAAGCGGCCAGACGACTGTTGGAGGACTCCGAGCGCAACATCGATCAGATCGCCCGTTCGTGCGGCTTCGGCGACGAAGAACGGATGCGCTACACCTTCCAACGCCACCTCTCGATTTCGCCACGGGACTATCGCAACCGCTTCTCCCGCTGA
- a CDS encoding LysR family transcriptional regulator produces the protein MMNRNDLRRADINLLVVFETMMHERNVTRVSEKLFLGQPTVSAALARLRLMFDDPLFIRAGRVMEPTFRAQEIFSNLSPALDGIAAALSRCQAFDPATSDATFHIGLSDDVEYALLPDLLHRLRIEAPGATWVVRRADQWQMCQLLASGEITIGISHTLELPANARRKALRPIRPMLLRADARPGELTLDEFCRRPHAVVSSMGHVIDDSDRALSQVERQRRVVLSVPQFSALPVLLARSEMIAIVPDYVARAMAQTTGLRAEPAPIRLPERELSMVWRGTSHNDPGERWLRSRCCAFIGEQAEAQAQARRVA, from the coding sequence ATGATGAACAGAAATGACCTGCGTCGTGCTGACATCAATCTGCTGGTTGTCTTCGAAACCATGATGCATGAGCGAAATGTCACCCGTGTCAGCGAGAAGCTGTTTCTTGGCCAACCGACCGTCAGCGCCGCCCTGGCGCGGTTGCGCCTGATGTTCGACGACCCCTTGTTCATCCGCGCGGGCCGGGTGATGGAGCCGACCTTCCGGGCGCAGGAAATCTTTTCCAACCTGTCGCCGGCGCTGGATGGCATCGCGGCTGCCTTGAGCCGCTGCCAGGCGTTCGATCCCGCCACCAGCGACGCGACATTCCACATCGGCCTGTCCGATGACGTCGAATACGCGCTGCTGCCAGACCTGCTGCACCGACTGCGTATCGAGGCGCCGGGCGCGACATGGGTGGTGCGCCGGGCCGATCAATGGCAGATGTGCCAACTGCTTGCGAGCGGGGAAATTACCATCGGTATCAGCCATACCCTGGAGCTTCCGGCCAATGCCCGGCGCAAGGCGCTGCGTCCGATACGGCCGATGTTGCTGCGCGCCGATGCACGTCCGGGCGAGCTGACGCTGGACGAATTCTGCCGCCGTCCCCATGCGGTGGTTTCATCCATGGGGCATGTCATCGATGATTCCGATCGGGCCCTGAGCCAGGTGGAGCGGCAGCGGCGTGTGGTGCTGAGCGTGCCGCAATTCAGCGCCTTGCCGGTGTTGTTGGCGCGCAGCGAGATGATCGCCATCGTGCCCGACTACGTCGCTCGGGCAATGGCCCAAACGACCGGCTTGCGCGCGGAACCGGCGCCCATCCGGTTGCCCGAGCGCGAGCTGTCGATGGTCTGGCGAGGCACTTCACATAACGATCCGGGAGAACGCTGGCTCCGTTCACGCTGCTGTGCGTTCATCGGCGAGCAGGCCGAAGCACAGGCTCAAGCCAGGCGCGTAGCCTGA
- a CDS encoding sensor histidine kinase: MGISTHPLVNALGWAVGLVVACGIVIINSETHSDLAPTLLYITLLLMAANLFSINLVITVALMCMFLLTAMFLYNGGYHRWESTTGFFRCLTALSAIAFLALRSKHASDRLRHNQAYLIEAQAQLAHATRLTALGEMAASIAHEVNQPLTAITSSGEACRRWLDRPVPDLKEALDSLDRIVANACRASEVINRTRAMARKCDPLRRPERLDEIVSEALDLVRHQLAQHQVSLKVDLTAASLVDADRVQLQQVIINLVSNACHAMETLPVRDRILYVRSWTHAHDVLLAVTDQGVGITAEILPSLFNPFFTTRKNGLGIGLSICRSIIDFHDGRIWATSETGQGTSFTFSLPLLAKA, translated from the coding sequence ATGGGCATCAGCACTCACCCGCTGGTCAACGCCCTGGGCTGGGCGGTCGGCCTGGTCGTGGCCTGCGGGATTGTCATCATCAATTCCGAAACCCATTCCGACCTGGCGCCGACGCTGCTGTACATCACCTTGCTGCTGATGGCGGCCAACCTGTTTTCAATCAACCTGGTGATCACCGTTGCGCTGATGTGCATGTTCCTGCTGACGGCGATGTTCCTGTACAACGGCGGTTACCACCGCTGGGAATCGACCACCGGGTTCTTCCGTTGCCTGACAGCCCTGTCAGCCATCGCGTTTCTCGCACTGCGCAGCAAGCATGCCTCGGACCGCCTGCGGCATAACCAGGCCTACCTGATCGAAGCCCAGGCCCAGTTGGCCCATGCCACCCGGCTGACCGCCCTGGGCGAGATGGCCGCCTCCATCGCCCATGAAGTGAACCAGCCGTTGACCGCCATCACCAGCAGCGGCGAGGCCTGTCGGCGCTGGCTCGACCGTCCGGTGCCCGACCTCAAGGAGGCCCTAGACTCGCTGGACCGGATCGTCGCCAACGCCTGCCGCGCCAGTGAAGTCATCAATCGGACCCGGGCAATGGCGCGCAAATGCGACCCTCTGCGCCGGCCCGAGCGACTGGACGAAATCGTCAGCGAAGCCCTGGATCTGGTGCGCCATCAGCTGGCTCAGCACCAAGTCAGCCTGAAGGTGGACCTGACGGCGGCAAGCCTGGTCGACGCTGATCGGGTCCAGCTGCAGCAAGTGATCATCAACCTGGTCTCCAACGCTTGCCACGCCATGGAAACGCTACCGGTGCGCGACCGAATCCTTTATGTGCGCAGCTGGACGCACGCGCACGATGTGTTGCTGGCGGTGACCGATCAAGGGGTTGGCATAACGGCCGAGATACTGCCCTCCTTGTTCAACCCGTTTTTCACCACCCGGAAAAATGGCCTGGGCATAGGCCTGTCGATCTGTCGCTCGATCATCGATTTCCATGACGGCAGGATCTGGGCTACCAGCGAGACAGGCCAAGGCACCTCGTTCACATTTTCGTTGCCGTTGTTAGCCAAAGCCTGA
- a CDS encoding response regulator transcription factor — protein sequence MNPSHAMPPALAHEPIVYVVDDDASLREALRSLLRSIGLLVELFDSVTDFMGHPRPDAPSCLLLDVRLRGTSGLDFQQQLANAGIHLPIVFMTGYGDIAMTVRAMKAGAVDFLTKPFREQDLIDAVSAAHQRDRLRREAERGQQALQDRYATLTARERQVMALAASGLMNKQIAGQIGLSEITVKIHRGQAMRKMAARSFADLVRMAQALEPGRDR from the coding sequence ATGAACCCGAGCCACGCCATGCCCCCTGCCCTTGCCCATGAACCGATTGTCTACGTGGTCGACGACGACGCATCGCTGCGCGAAGCCCTTCGCAGTCTGCTGCGTTCCATTGGCCTGTTGGTCGAACTGTTCGACTCGGTGACGGACTTCATGGGCCATCCACGTCCCGACGCACCCAGTTGCCTGTTGCTCGATGTGCGCCTTCGCGGCACCAGCGGGCTGGACTTCCAGCAGCAGTTGGCGAATGCCGGAATTCATCTGCCGATCGTATTCATGACCGGGTATGGCGACATTGCCATGACCGTGCGGGCCATGAAGGCCGGCGCGGTGGATTTCCTGACCAAACCGTTTCGCGAACAGGACCTGATCGATGCGGTGTCCGCCGCCCATCAGCGCGACCGACTGCGCCGCGAGGCCGAGCGTGGCCAGCAGGCGCTTCAGGACCGTTACGCCACGTTGACCGCCCGGGAGCGCCAGGTGATGGCACTGGCGGCGTCGGGCCTGATGAACAAGCAGATCGCCGGGCAAATAGGCTTGAGCGAGATCACCGTCAAGATCCACCGAGGCCAGGCCATGCGCAAGATGGCTGCGCGTTCGTTTGCCGACCTGGTGCGCATGGCCCAGGCCCTGGAGCCGGGCCGCGATCGTTGA
- a CDS encoding response regulator transcription factor — MSDTAIISVIDDDESVRVALDGLLRSHGYRVRTYASAVAFLSSAGFENTACVLSDIQMPGMTGIQLCDELYARGIDIPLVFITGLPVAPALAIPGGCGPVAVFPKPFRCGELVACIESILERSV, encoded by the coding sequence ATGTCCGACACTGCAATTATTTCTGTTATCGATGACGATGAATCGGTTCGAGTTGCATTGGATGGTTTGCTGCGCTCTCACGGGTATCGCGTCAGGACTTATGCCAGTGCCGTCGCCTTCCTGTCTTCAGCCGGGTTTGAAAACACCGCGTGCGTGCTGTCGGACATACAGATGCCGGGCATGACGGGCATTCAGTTATGCGATGAGCTCTACGCCCGCGGGATCGACATTCCGCTTGTTTTCATCACGGGCCTGCCTGTTGCGCCCGCGCTGGCCATACCGGGGGGTTGTGGCCCGGTGGCGGTTTTTCCCAAGCCGTTCAGGTGTGGGGAGTTGGTTGCTTGCATCGAGTCGATTCTTGAACGGTCGGTTTAG
- a CDS encoding NAD(P)/FAD-dependent oxidoreductase has product MKQHILIVGAGFGGVWSALSAARLLDQHDRNDVRISVLAPQAELRIRPRFYEPNVHTMMAPLGALFDAVGVNFVQGVAENIDVSLKQISYRNVAGSLATLGYDRLVLAAGSKLVRPDLQGMLEHAFDVDEIEQATRLEVHLNSLGNLPDSPARNTVVVAGGGFTGIETATEMPARLRAVLGSDANIRVIVVDRGPKIGAALGEGISPSIIEASEHLGIEWILNASVESVDAGGVTLSDGQRIESSTVIWTVGFRASPLTEQVPATRDRQGRLHVNGHLKVLGQNDIYASGDVAYAATDDLGNYAVMSCQHAIALGRYAGNNVAADLLGVAPMTYSQPKYVTCLDLGAWGAVYTEGWDRQLKLVGEEAKELKTQINSVWIYPPAADRATALAAADPSIPVA; this is encoded by the coding sequence ATGAAACAGCACATCTTGATTGTCGGCGCCGGTTTCGGCGGCGTATGGAGCGCACTCAGTGCCGCCCGCCTCCTCGACCAGCATGATCGCAACGACGTACGGATCAGCGTCCTCGCCCCCCAGGCGGAACTGCGTATCCGCCCGCGTTTCTACGAGCCGAACGTCCACACCATGATGGCACCGCTGGGCGCGCTGTTCGATGCGGTCGGCGTGAACTTCGTCCAGGGCGTGGCCGAGAACATCGATGTCAGCCTCAAGCAGATCAGCTACCGCAACGTGGCCGGCAGCCTCGCGACGCTGGGCTACGACCGACTGGTACTGGCAGCGGGCAGCAAGCTGGTTCGCCCCGACTTGCAAGGCATGCTTGAACACGCGTTCGATGTCGATGAGATCGAACAGGCAACACGCCTCGAGGTCCACCTCAATTCGCTCGGGAACCTGCCGGACAGTCCCGCACGCAATACCGTCGTCGTCGCCGGCGGTGGTTTCACCGGTATCGAAACCGCCACCGAAATGCCCGCCCGCCTGCGCGCCGTCCTCGGCAGCGACGCCAATATCCGCGTGATCGTGGTCGACCGCGGGCCGAAAATCGGTGCAGCACTGGGTGAGGGAATCAGCCCTTCGATCATCGAAGCGTCCGAGCACCTGGGCATCGAGTGGATCCTCAATGCCTCGGTCGAATCGGTGGATGCCGGCGGCGTCACCCTCTCGGATGGCCAGCGTATCGAGTCCAGCACCGTCATCTGGACCGTAGGCTTTCGCGCGAGCCCCCTCACCGAACAGGTGCCCGCCACCCGCGACCGCCAGGGCCGTCTGCATGTGAACGGGCATTTGAAGGTGCTCGGGCAGAACGATATCTACGCCAGCGGCGACGTGGCCTATGCCGCCACCGACGACTTGGGCAACTACGCGGTCATGTCCTGCCAGCATGCCATCGCCCTGGGTCGTTATGCGGGCAACAACGTTGCCGCCGACCTGCTCGGCGTCGCGCCGATGACCTACAGCCAGCCCAAGTACGTGACGTGCCTGGACCTGGGCGCCTGGGGCGCGGTGTACACCGAAGGCTGGGACCGCCAGCTCAAATTGGTTGGCGAGGAGGCCAAGGAGCTCAAGACCCAGATCAACTCGGTGTGGATCTACCCGCCCGCCGCCGATCGGGCAACCGCCCTGGCGGCAGCCGATCCGTCGATTCCCGTAGCCTGA
- a CDS encoding LysR family transcriptional regulator gives MASYSLRQLKYFVTTVECGSVAEASRKLYIAQPSIATAVKGLEDSFGVQLLIRHHAQGVSLTPAGARFYRKAQELLRMAREFEQNALADNDVVSGQIDIGCFETVAPLYLPRLIAGFRERFPGVEIRVQDGEQQELVQGLTGGRFDLAIFYEHDLDSTIETEALTAPQRPYALLPEGHRFADQGQVSLRDLALEPMILLDVQPSRTYFVSIFEELGLTPNIVFSSPSIEMVRGMVGQGFGFAVLVTRPQSTCTYDGQRVVCVNIAEDVTGSALVAGWLKRTHLTKPAQLFVDYCKEQFGEWLA, from the coding sequence GTGGCGTCCTACTCCCTACGTCAGTTGAAGTATTTCGTCACCACCGTTGAATGCGGCAGCGTCGCCGAAGCTTCGCGCAAGCTGTACATCGCCCAGCCATCGATTGCCACGGCGGTAAAAGGCCTGGAGGACAGTTTCGGCGTGCAATTGCTGATCCGCCATCACGCCCAGGGCGTCTCGCTGACGCCCGCCGGTGCGCGTTTCTATCGCAAGGCCCAGGAACTGCTGCGCATGGCCCGGGAGTTCGAACAGAACGCGCTGGCGGACAACGATGTCGTCAGCGGGCAGATCGACATCGGCTGCTTCGAGACCGTCGCCCCGCTCTATTTGCCACGGCTGATCGCCGGGTTCCGGGAGCGCTTTCCCGGGGTGGAAATCCGTGTGCAGGATGGCGAGCAACAGGAACTGGTCCAGGGTTTGACGGGGGGACGTTTCGACCTGGCGATTTTTTATGAGCACGATCTCGACAGCACCATCGAAACCGAAGCGCTCACCGCGCCGCAGCGGCCCTATGCGTTGCTGCCAGAGGGGCATCGTTTCGCCGATCAGGGCCAGGTGTCATTGCGGGATCTCGCGCTCGAACCGATGATCCTGTTGGACGTGCAGCCCAGCCGGACCTATTTCGTGAGTATCTTCGAAGAACTGGGCCTGACGCCGAACATCGTCTTCAGTTCGCCCTCCATCGAGATGGTGCGCGGCATGGTCGGCCAGGGATTCGGCTTCGCCGTGCTGGTCACGCGGCCGCAATCGACCTGTACCTACGACGGGCAGCGAGTGGTATGCGTCAACATTGCCGAGGACGTGACAGGTTCAGCGCTGGTGGCCGGCTGGCTCAAGCGCACGCACTTGACCAAGCCGGCGCAGCTGTTCGTGGATTATTGCAAGGAGCAGTTCGGCGAGTGGCTGGCGTAG
- a CDS encoding ABC transporter substrate-binding protein: MSISLRCNIACALALLSSSVLAAPPSLTVISFGGATKLAQDKAYFQPFNASGAGNIVAGEYNGELSKIKAMVAAGHTSWDVVEVESPELLRGCEEGLFEKLDPAAIGKAADFVPGALTECGVATYVWSMVLAYDQGKLAKAPQSWADFWNVSEYPGKRGLRKGAKYTLEIALLADGVKAEDLYKVLNTPEGVTRAFAKLDQIKPNIQWWEAGAQPAQWLVAGDVAMSAAYNGRIASAQKEGMKLSIVWPQSLYDPEYWAVVKGTPNKALAEKFIAFASQPQTQKVFSENIPYGPVHRQALALLPAEIREQLPTAEANLAQARAVDAEFWVDHGEELEQRFNAWAAR; encoded by the coding sequence ATGTCCATATCCTTGCGTTGCAACATTGCGTGTGCCCTGGCGTTGCTGAGCAGCAGCGTCCTGGCCGCGCCACCAAGCCTGACCGTGATCTCATTCGGCGGCGCCACCAAGTTGGCCCAGGACAAGGCCTACTTCCAACCTTTCAACGCCAGCGGTGCAGGAAACATCGTCGCCGGCGAATACAACGGCGAGTTGTCGAAGATCAAGGCCATGGTCGCGGCCGGGCACACCAGTTGGGATGTGGTCGAGGTGGAAAGTCCCGAGCTGCTGCGCGGTTGTGAGGAAGGCCTGTTCGAAAAACTCGACCCGGCGGCGATCGGAAAAGCTGCGGATTTTGTTCCGGGTGCGCTTACCGAATGCGGCGTGGCGACATATGTCTGGTCGATGGTCCTGGCCTACGACCAGGGCAAACTCGCCAAGGCGCCCCAATCCTGGGCGGATTTCTGGAACGTGAGCGAGTACCCGGGTAAACGCGGATTACGCAAGGGCGCCAAGTACACCCTGGAAATTGCCTTGCTGGCGGATGGCGTCAAGGCCGAGGATCTGTACAAGGTGCTGAACACGCCGGAAGGGGTGACGCGGGCTTTCGCCAAGCTCGACCAGATCAAGCCGAACATCCAGTGGTGGGAGGCGGGTGCGCAGCCGGCGCAATGGTTGGTGGCCGGGGACGTTGCCATGAGCGCCGCCTACAACGGGCGCATCGCCTCGGCACAGAAGGAAGGCATGAAACTGAGCATCGTCTGGCCGCAAAGCCTGTATGACCCAGAGTATTGGGCGGTGGTCAAAGGTACGCCGAACAAGGCCCTGGCCGAGAAATTCATTGCCTTTGCCAGCCAGCCGCAGACGCAGAAAGTCTTCTCGGAAAACATCCCCTACGGACCGGTGCATCGCCAGGCACTGGCCTTGCTGCCCGCCGAAATACGCGAGCAACTGCCCACCGCCGAGGCCAACCTGGCGCAAGCGCGTGCGGTGGATGCCGAGTTCTGGGTGGACCATGGTGAAGAGCTTGAGCAGCGCTTCAATGCCTGGGCGGCTCGCTAG
- a CDS encoding aspartate aminotransferase family protein, with translation MNAPLNPTRSTREYQALDAAHHIHAFLDQKALNAEGPRVIVRGEGLALWDNDGKRYLDGMSGLWCTNLGYGRQDLAAAASRQLEQLPYYNMFFHTTHPAVVELSELLFSLLPDHYSHAIYTNSGSEANEVLIRTVRRYWQILGKPQKKIMIGRWNGYHGSTLGASALGGMKFMHEMGGVIPDVAHIDEPYWFAHEGNLTPAEFGLRAARQLEEKILELGAENVAAFVAEPFQGAGGMIFPPESYWPEIQRICRQYDVLLCADEVIGGFGRTGEWFAHEYFGFEPDTLSIAKGLTSGYIPMGGLILSKRMAEVLVERGGVFAHGLTYSGHPVAAAVAIANLKALRDEGIVAQVKEDTGPYLQRCLRETFDGHPLIGEIQGAGLVAALQLAEDKASRKRFVNENEMAWQCRTFGFEEGLIIRSTLGRMIMAPALVASHADINELVDKTRIAVDRTARAYGRL, from the coding sequence ATGAACGCGCCACTGAACCCCACCCGCAGTACCCGCGAATATCAGGCCCTGGATGCGGCGCACCACATTCACGCGTTTCTCGACCAGAAAGCCCTCAACGCCGAAGGGCCACGGGTGATCGTCCGCGGTGAAGGCCTGGCGCTGTGGGACAACGACGGCAAGCGTTACCTCGACGGCATGTCGGGCCTGTGGTGCACCAACCTCGGGTACGGCCGCCAGGACCTGGCGGCCGCGGCCAGCCGTCAGTTGGAGCAATTGCCGTACTACAACATGTTTTTCCACACCACCCATCCGGCGGTGGTGGAACTGTCCGAACTGCTGTTCAGCCTGCTGCCCGATCACTACAGCCACGCCATCTACACCAACTCCGGCTCCGAGGCCAACGAGGTGCTGATTCGGACCGTGCGCCGTTACTGGCAGATCCTCGGCAAGCCGCAGAAAAAAATCATGATCGGTCGCTGGAATGGCTATCACGGTTCAACCCTGGGGGCCTCGGCCTTGGGCGGCATGAAATTCATGCACGAGATGGGCGGGGTGATTCCGGATGTGGCGCATATCGATGAGCCTTACTGGTTCGCCCACGAAGGTAACCTGACGCCCGCCGAATTCGGCCTGCGCGCGGCCCGGCAGCTGGAAGAAAAAATCCTTGAGCTGGGCGCCGAAAATGTCGCGGCGTTCGTGGCGGAACCGTTCCAGGGCGCCGGCGGGATGATCTTTCCGCCAGAAAGCTACTGGCCGGAAATCCAGCGCATCTGTCGTCAATACGATGTGCTGTTGTGCGCCGACGAGGTGATCGGCGGCTTCGGTCGAACCGGCGAATGGTTTGCCCATGAATACTTCGGTTTCGAACCCGACACCTTGTCCATCGCCAAGGGCCTCACCAGCGGCTACATCCCCATGGGCGGCCTGATCCTGTCCAAACGCATGGCCGAAGTGCTGGTCGAGCGGGGCGGGGTATTTGCCCACGGCTTGACCTATTCCGGGCACCCGGTGGCGGCGGCGGTGGCGATAGCCAACCTCAAGGCCCTGCGCGACGAGGGCATCGTTGCCCAGGTCAAGGAAGACACCGGCCCGTACTTGCAGCGCTGTTTGCGGGAAACCTTCGATGGCCATCCGCTGATTGGCGAGATCCAGGGCGCCGGCCTGGTCGCGGCCCTGCAACTGGCCGAAGACAAGGCCAGCCGCAAACGCTTCGTCAATGAAAACGAAATGGCCTGGCAATGTCGCACCTTCGGTTTCGAGGAAGGCCTGATCATCCGCTCCACCCTGGGCCGGATGATCATGGCGCCGGCGCTGGTGGCCAGCCATGCCGACATCAATGAACTGGTCGACAAGACCCGTATTGCTGTAGATCGCACCGCCCGCGCATACGGTCGCCTCTGA